A single genomic interval of Rubrivirga marina harbors:
- a CDS encoding efflux RND transporter permease subunit: MLDRLIRWSLQNRLVVLFAAAVLLALGAWAAVSTPVDVFPDLTAPTVTVLTEAHGMAAEEVESLVTFPVETAVNGASGVRRVRSASSQGISIVWVEFDWGTDIFRARQVVSEKLQLVGAGLPAGVEPPVLAPVTSIMGEVLLVGLTSEAHTPMEVRAAADWQVRRRLLAVPGVSQVVPIGGAVKAYQVLVDPAALQGYDVTLGEVVEAAAASNLNAAGGVYQESGREVLIRGIGRAQDVGDIARTVVATRGGVPVLLGDVARVEVGPQPRYGTASVDAEPAVILSIQKQPGANTLDLTERIAAELDAIQTQLPDGMEVNPALFQQAGFIEVAVDNVVEALRDGAVLVVVVLFLFLWNVRTTFISVLAIPLSLAAALLVMKGLGATINTMTLGGLAIAIGALVDDAIIDVENVFRRLRENRQRPEGERHPALAVIYQASKEVRAPILNATLIITVVFLPLFFLSGVEGRMLRPLGFAYVVSIMASLFVAVTVTPVLCSFLLPDTAAVGRERESWLVEKLQGRYRRTLDWVLGHTRAVLVGAAALAVVALAAFPLLGRGFLPEFQEGTLVISAVTVPGTGIEESDRIGRQAEEILLAHPAVAGTSRRTGRAELDEHAQGANAAEIDVRLDLSGHEMDAVLDDLRDALAVLPGTNITIGQPIGHRIDHMLSGTRASIAVKVFGPDLYELRRVAEGVRAAVEPVEGVVDLAVEQQADVPQLRVYADRARMAGYGVTPAALGEAIDVAFAGEAVSQVREGQEAYDLVVRFADDARGDAEAVRAALIDTPLGPRVRLDQLADVRSERGPNTITRENVQRKLVVSANVAGRDVGSVVDEMREAVAAGVDVPEGYFVEYGGQFESAQSATRTIALLSVLSLALIFLLLYQQFGSARTALLLLVNLPLALTGGVFALLLTGGELNVAALVGFVTLFGIAVRNGILLVSHYQQLLAEGAPFREALVRGSLERLNPILMTALTAGLALIPLALGGGEPGKEIQTPMAVVILGGLLTSTVLNMAVVPALFARFSGRDRLRPEPGAGAFGDGLAGAPVAAVRPVEPAHP, translated from the coding sequence GTGCTCGACCGACTCATCCGCTGGTCCCTCCAGAACCGCCTCGTCGTCCTGTTCGCGGCGGCGGTCCTCCTCGCGCTCGGGGCGTGGGCCGCCGTCTCGACGCCGGTCGACGTGTTCCCCGACCTCACGGCCCCGACGGTCACCGTCCTCACCGAGGCGCACGGGATGGCCGCCGAGGAGGTCGAGAGCCTGGTCACGTTCCCCGTCGAGACGGCCGTGAACGGGGCCTCCGGCGTCCGCCGCGTCCGCTCGGCCTCGTCGCAGGGCATCTCCATCGTCTGGGTCGAGTTCGACTGGGGCACCGACATCTTCCGCGCCCGCCAGGTCGTGAGCGAGAAGCTCCAGCTCGTCGGGGCCGGGCTCCCGGCGGGCGTCGAGCCGCCGGTGTTGGCGCCCGTGACCTCGATCATGGGCGAGGTCCTGCTCGTCGGCCTCACGAGCGAGGCGCACACGCCGATGGAGGTCCGCGCGGCGGCCGACTGGCAGGTCCGGCGGCGGCTCCTGGCCGTCCCGGGCGTCTCCCAGGTGGTCCCCATCGGCGGGGCCGTCAAGGCGTACCAGGTGCTCGTGGACCCCGCCGCGCTCCAGGGCTACGACGTGACGCTGGGCGAGGTCGTCGAGGCCGCGGCGGCGTCCAACCTCAACGCGGCGGGCGGGGTCTACCAGGAGAGCGGGCGCGAGGTCCTGATCCGGGGGATCGGGCGCGCCCAGGACGTCGGCGATATCGCGCGGACGGTCGTCGCCACGCGCGGCGGCGTCCCCGTCCTCCTGGGCGACGTGGCCCGGGTCGAGGTCGGCCCGCAGCCGCGGTACGGGACGGCCTCGGTCGACGCCGAGCCCGCCGTCATCCTCTCGATCCAGAAGCAGCCCGGCGCCAACACGCTCGACCTCACCGAGCGGATCGCGGCCGAGCTCGACGCCATTCAGACCCAGCTCCCCGACGGGATGGAGGTGAACCCGGCGCTCTTCCAGCAGGCCGGGTTCATCGAGGTCGCCGTCGACAACGTGGTCGAGGCGCTCCGCGACGGGGCCGTCCTCGTCGTGGTCGTCCTGTTCCTCTTCCTGTGGAACGTCCGGACCACGTTCATCTCGGTGCTGGCGATCCCGCTCTCGCTCGCCGCCGCGCTCCTGGTGATGAAGGGGCTCGGGGCGACGATCAACACGATGACGCTGGGCGGGCTGGCGATCGCGATCGGCGCGCTCGTCGACGACGCCATCATCGACGTCGAGAACGTGTTCCGGCGGCTGAGGGAGAACCGCCAGCGGCCGGAGGGAGAGCGGCACCCCGCCCTCGCCGTGATCTACCAGGCCTCGAAGGAGGTCCGCGCGCCGATCCTCAACGCGACGCTCATCATCACGGTCGTCTTCCTCCCGCTCTTCTTCCTCTCGGGCGTCGAGGGCCGGATGCTCCGCCCGCTCGGGTTCGCCTACGTCGTGTCCATCATGGCGTCCCTGTTCGTGGCCGTGACCGTCACGCCGGTCCTGTGCTCGTTCCTCCTGCCCGACACGGCGGCCGTCGGGCGCGAGCGCGAGAGCTGGCTCGTCGAGAAGCTCCAGGGCCGCTACCGGCGCACGCTCGACTGGGTGCTCGGGCACACGCGGGCCGTCCTCGTCGGGGCCGCGGCGCTCGCCGTCGTCGCGCTCGCGGCGTTCCCGCTCCTCGGGCGCGGGTTCCTGCCCGAGTTCCAGGAGGGCACCCTCGTCATCAGCGCCGTGACCGTCCCGGGGACGGGGATCGAGGAGAGCGACCGGATCGGGCGGCAGGCCGAGGAGATCCTGCTCGCGCACCCGGCCGTCGCGGGCACGAGCCGCCGGACGGGCCGGGCCGAGCTGGACGAGCACGCCCAGGGCGCCAACGCGGCCGAGATCGACGTCCGTCTCGACCTCTCGGGCCACGAGATGGACGCCGTCCTCGACGACCTCCGCGACGCGCTGGCGGTGCTCCCCGGCACGAACATCACGATCGGCCAGCCCATCGGGCACCGGATCGACCACATGCTCTCGGGCACGCGGGCGTCGATCGCCGTCAAGGTGTTCGGCCCCGACCTCTACGAGCTCCGCCGGGTCGCCGAGGGCGTCCGCGCGGCCGTCGAGCCCGTCGAGGGCGTCGTCGACCTCGCCGTCGAGCAGCAGGCCGACGTCCCCCAGCTCCGCGTCTACGCCGACCGCGCCCGGATGGCCGGGTACGGGGTCACGCCCGCCGCGCTCGGCGAGGCCATCGACGTGGCGTTCGCGGGCGAGGCCGTCTCGCAGGTGCGGGAGGGCCAGGAGGCCTACGACCTCGTCGTCCGCTTCGCCGACGACGCGCGCGGCGACGCCGAGGCCGTCCGGGCCGCGCTCATCGACACCCCGCTCGGCCCGCGCGTCCGGCTCGACCAACTCGCCGACGTCCGCTCGGAGCGCGGGCCGAACACGATCACGCGCGAGAACGTCCAGCGCAAGCTCGTCGTCTCGGCGAACGTGGCCGGGCGCGACGTGGGCTCGGTCGTCGACGAGATGCGGGAGGCCGTGGCCGCAGGCGTCGACGTGCCCGAGGGGTACTTCGTCGAGTACGGGGGCCAGTTCGAGAGCGCCCAGTCGGCCACGCGGACGATCGCGCTCCTCTCGGTCCTGTCGCTCGCGCTCATCTTCCTCCTATTGTACCAGCAGTTCGGGAGCGCCCGGACGGCGCTCCTCCTCCTCGTCAACCTCCCGCTCGCGCTGACCGGCGGCGTGTTCGCGCTGCTCCTGACGGGCGGCGAGCTCAACGTGGCCGCGCTCGTGGGCTTCGTGACGCTGTTCGGGATCGCGGTCCGCAACGGAATTCTGTTGGTCAGCCACTACCAGCAGCTCCTGGCCGAGGGGGCGCCGTTCCGCGAGGCCCTCGTGCGGGGCTCGCTCGAGCGGCTCAACCCGATCCTCATGACGGCGCTCACGGCCGGGCTCGCGCTCATCCCGCTCGCGCTCGGGGGTGGCGAGCCGGGCAAGGAGATCCAGACGCCGATGGCCGTCGTGATCCTGGGCGGGCTGCTCACCTCGACGGTCCTCAACATGGCCGTCGTCCCGGCCCTCTTCGCGAGGTTCAGCGGCCGTGACCGGCTCCGCCCGGAGCCCGGGGCGGGCGCGTTCGGGGACGGCCTCGCCGGGGCGCCGGTCGCGGCCGTCCGGCCCGTCGAGCCCGCCCATCCGTGA
- a CDS encoding DUF3147 family protein, with translation MSARQKAMAYTVLKVLVSAVLVVAIAEAGKRSSFLGAVLASVPAVSVLAFVWLYVDTGDVARVADLASGVFWLVLPSLVLFVALPALLCRGWAFWPSLGASLAATVVAYAAMVAALGRFGVRL, from the coding sequence GTGAGCGCGCGGCAGAAGGCGATGGCGTACACCGTGCTCAAGGTTCTGGTCTCGGCCGTCCTCGTCGTCGCCATCGCCGAGGCCGGGAAGCGCAGCTCGTTCCTGGGCGCCGTCCTCGCGTCCGTCCCGGCCGTCTCCGTCCTCGCGTTCGTCTGGCTCTACGTCGACACCGGCGACGTGGCCCGTGTGGCCGACCTGGCCTCGGGCGTGTTCTGGCTCGTGCTCCCGTCGCTCGTCCTGTTCGTCGCGCTCCCGGCGCTCCTCTGCCGTGGGTGGGCGTTCTGGCCGAGCCTCGGGGCCTCGCTCGCAGCGACGGTCGTGGCCTACGCGGCGATGGTCGCCGCGCTCGGCCGGTTCGGCGTCCGACTGTAG
- a CDS encoding ArsR/SmtB family transcription factor gives MVQSSSDSCAVRCVHPDAVEAARVALADRAERLDGARALFAALGDPTRLRLLAALQVGPLCTCDLAATLGVTESAVSHQLRGLRALRLVASDRDGKVVYHRLDDDHVAALLSVAAEHVAEVAVEDETRPADTTLAPAA, from the coding sequence ATGGTTCAATCGTCATCCGACTCCTGCGCCGTCCGCTGCGTCCACCCCGACGCCGTCGAGGCCGCCCGCGTCGCGCTGGCGGACCGCGCCGAGCGCTTGGACGGTGCCCGTGCCTTGTTCGCCGCGCTCGGCGACCCGACCCGGCTCCGGCTCCTCGCCGCGCTCCAGGTCGGCCCGCTCTGCACGTGCGACCTCGCCGCGACCCTCGGCGTGACCGAGTCGGCCGTGAGCCACCAGCTCCGCGGCCTCCGCGCGCTCCGGCTCGTCGCGAGCGACCGCGACGGGAAGGTGGTCTACCACCGGCTCGACGACGACCACGTCGCCGCGCTCCTCAGCGTGGCCGCCGAGCACGTGGCCGAGGTGGCCGTTGAGGATGAAACGCGACCGGCCGATACGACGTTGGCCCCCGCCGCATGA
- a CDS encoding CusA/CzcA family heavy metal efflux RND transporter, translating to MFDRIVAFSLRQRVLVLFATAGLVAAGLYAATRLPVDAVPDVTNNQVQVLTQAPALSPLEVERFVTVPVELALKSLPDLVELRSLSRQGISVITVVFEEGVDTYFARQLILEQLRGIESELPPGTETPELGPVSTGLGEVFRYTLRDTTGTYSPMELRTIQDWIVRRQLLGVPGLAEVNSIGGTLKQYQVLVDPERLAGYGLTLREVFDATAEASGNAGAAYIETGPEQLSVRTDGLVQSLDDLRNTVVATRGGTPVTLGDVAEITLGPAIRFGAATQDGEGEVVTGFALQLKGANARVVVSAVKDRIDEIQRALPEGVTIEPYYDRTALVNRTIKTVGKHLAEGALLVIVVLLILLVNLRAGLVLASVIPLAMMFAFIGMWITGTSANLMSLGAIDFGLVVDGSLIIVENVLRRIGVMQKEGGGRLSKEAFRDLVYEGTLEVRKVAQFGEVIILVVYLPILFLRGIEGKLFTPMALTVSFALIGAVILSITYVPVMCSLVFDPEKPVKHSPIVDWLHKVYRPLLDRALAMRAVVVGGSAVLFAIAIASFGGLGAEFVPRLDEGDVAVQIIRLPSVSLTESVEIAGDVERRLMAFDEVETVVGNTGRAEISTDPMGVEITDAYVILKPKDEWPEVDGDQRTKPELVAAMQEAVEDIPAGVQFYQPIEMRTNELIAGARGDVVVKIFGESYDELTPLAEQVQAIVQETPGATSVSMDQTTGSPQLVVRPDRAALARYGLTVEALNRIVQTAVGGAVASEVYEGERRFDLVVRFAEGARSSPAAVEALPVVTPTGAQVPLGALAAVEVTSGPVSVSREEGSRFVSVQSNVTGRDLASFVEDVQERVAAEVALPPGYRVDYGGQFENLEAATARLSLVVPLALVLIFVLLFQTFGSMRLAAIIYLCVPLSVVGGVGMLYLLGLPFSISAGVGFIALFGIAVLNGLVMVGAIRKFEIHGLPRREAVLAGADERLRAVVTTATLAGVGFTPMLLGSGAGAEVQRPLAAVVIGGLVTSTVLTLFVLPTVYAWFGSGNAPDKLPGADDVQADLDRSIDAEIGSDWAPNAPAVREADAEAHGHDGHAGDGHDAPEPSETRRRPGAGPALGLVLALLLGAGSARAQDVGGPATPLTLAGALEQAEAVAPELSLGTAAVAREAARRESAGILPATEFFLGVDRVPTIDGGFGGTETSLGASQSFRLPQYYRAQRGAADALLRQAEVEQGALRRGVRLRAALAYVEAVAADARLALADSSVAVAESFATASNRRQELGATGALEPLQAEVALAQAVRVQAEAAGEAHRARAALATYLARTGEIALADALPAVTAADLPDLDRLAATGALDSLLARANPRVAAAEAAVRVAEAEARAVRTERLPSFGAEAALQTEGGAVGFLGGRVGVAVPLARLANDAPDRAAAAAVEVARRERDRLVVGLAADLRQRVASLRAAVAQVALYRDRLVPQAERAYAIALRLRREGAASYLEVLQAQTALIETRAAALDARANAARLRTEADALLNPDF from the coding sequence TTGTTCGATCGCATCGTCGCGTTCTCGCTCCGCCAGCGGGTCCTCGTTCTCTTCGCCACCGCCGGGCTCGTCGCCGCCGGGCTCTACGCCGCCACCCGGCTGCCCGTCGACGCCGTCCCCGACGTCACCAACAACCAGGTCCAGGTCCTGACGCAGGCCCCGGCCCTCAGCCCGCTCGAGGTCGAGCGGTTCGTGACGGTCCCCGTCGAGCTCGCGCTCAAGTCGCTCCCCGACCTCGTCGAGCTCCGCTCGCTCTCGCGCCAGGGGATCTCGGTCATCACCGTCGTCTTCGAGGAGGGCGTCGACACCTACTTCGCGCGCCAGCTCATCCTGGAGCAGCTGAGGGGGATCGAGTCCGAGCTGCCCCCTGGCACCGAGACGCCCGAGCTCGGGCCGGTCTCGACGGGCCTCGGCGAGGTGTTCCGGTACACGCTCCGCGACACGACGGGCACCTACTCGCCGATGGAGCTCCGCACGATCCAGGACTGGATCGTCCGACGCCAGCTCCTCGGGGTCCCCGGCCTCGCCGAGGTCAACTCCATCGGCGGCACCCTCAAGCAGTACCAGGTGCTCGTCGACCCCGAGCGGCTCGCGGGCTACGGGCTCACGCTCCGCGAGGTGTTCGACGCGACGGCCGAGGCGAGCGGGAACGCGGGCGCCGCCTACATCGAGACCGGGCCGGAGCAGCTCTCGGTCCGCACCGACGGGCTCGTCCAGAGCCTCGACGACCTCCGCAACACCGTCGTCGCCACGCGCGGCGGGACGCCGGTCACGCTCGGCGACGTCGCCGAGATCACGCTCGGCCCGGCCATCCGGTTCGGGGCCGCCACCCAGGACGGCGAGGGCGAGGTCGTGACCGGGTTCGCGTTGCAGCTCAAGGGCGCCAACGCCCGCGTCGTGGTCTCGGCCGTCAAGGACCGGATCGACGAGATCCAGCGGGCGCTCCCCGAAGGGGTCACGATCGAGCCGTACTACGACCGGACGGCCCTCGTGAACCGGACCATCAAGACGGTCGGGAAGCACCTGGCCGAGGGCGCGCTCCTGGTCATCGTCGTGCTCCTCATCCTGCTCGTGAACCTCCGGGCCGGGCTGGTGCTCGCGAGCGTGATCCCGCTCGCCATGATGTTCGCCTTTATCGGGATGTGGATCACCGGGACCAGCGCGAACCTCATGAGCCTCGGCGCCATCGACTTCGGGCTCGTCGTCGATGGCTCGCTCATCATCGTCGAGAACGTCCTCCGACGGATCGGGGTGATGCAGAAGGAGGGCGGCGGCCGGCTGTCCAAGGAGGCGTTCCGGGACCTCGTCTACGAGGGGACGCTCGAGGTCCGGAAGGTGGCCCAGTTCGGCGAGGTCATCATCCTCGTCGTCTACCTCCCCATCCTGTTCCTCCGGGGCATCGAGGGCAAGCTGTTCACGCCGATGGCGCTCACGGTGAGCTTCGCGCTCATCGGCGCGGTGATCTTGTCGATCACCTACGTGCCCGTCATGTGCTCGCTGGTGTTCGACCCGGAGAAGCCGGTCAAGCACTCGCCCATCGTCGACTGGCTCCACAAGGTGTACCGCCCGCTCCTCGACCGCGCGCTCGCGATGCGGGCCGTCGTGGTCGGCGGGTCGGCCGTCCTCTTCGCCATTGCCATCGCCAGCTTCGGCGGGCTGGGCGCCGAGTTCGTCCCGCGCTTGGACGAGGGCGACGTCGCCGTCCAGATCATCCGGCTCCCGAGCGTGTCGCTCACCGAGTCCGTCGAGATCGCGGGCGACGTCGAGCGGCGGCTCATGGCCTTCGACGAGGTCGAGACCGTCGTCGGCAACACGGGCCGGGCCGAGATCTCGACCGACCCGATGGGCGTCGAGATCACCGACGCCTACGTGATCCTGAAACCGAAGGACGAGTGGCCCGAGGTCGACGGCGACCAACGGACCAAGCCCGAGCTGGTGGCCGCCATGCAGGAGGCCGTCGAGGACATCCCGGCGGGCGTCCAGTTCTACCAGCCCATCGAGATGCGGACGAACGAGCTCATCGCGGGTGCCCGCGGTGACGTCGTCGTCAAGATCTTCGGCGAGAGCTACGACGAGCTCACGCCGCTCGCCGAGCAGGTCCAGGCCATCGTCCAGGAGACGCCCGGCGCGACGTCGGTCTCGATGGACCAGACGACCGGCTCGCCCCAGCTCGTCGTCCGGCCCGACCGCGCGGCGCTGGCCCGCTACGGGCTCACGGTCGAGGCCCTGAACCGGATCGTCCAGACGGCCGTCGGCGGCGCCGTCGCGAGCGAGGTGTACGAGGGCGAGCGCCGGTTCGACCTCGTCGTCCGGTTCGCCGAGGGCGCCCGGTCGAGCCCGGCCGCCGTCGAGGCCCTCCCGGTCGTGACGCCGACCGGGGCGCAGGTCCCGCTCGGCGCGCTCGCGGCCGTCGAGGTCACGTCCGGGCCGGTGTCCGTCTCGCGCGAGGAGGGCAGCCGGTTCGTCTCGGTCCAGTCGAACGTGACCGGCCGCGACCTCGCCTCGTTCGTCGAGGACGTCCAGGAGCGCGTGGCCGCCGAGGTCGCGCTCCCGCCCGGCTACCGGGTCGACTACGGCGGCCAGTTCGAGAACCTCGAGGCGGCCACGGCCCGGCTCTCGCTCGTGGTCCCGCTCGCGCTCGTCCTCATCTTCGTCTTGCTGTTCCAGACGTTCGGGTCGATGCGGCTGGCGGCCATCATCTACCTCTGCGTCCCCCTCTCGGTCGTGGGCGGGGTGGGGATGCTCTACCTCCTCGGCCTCCCGTTCTCGATCTCGGCGGGCGTCGGCTTTATCGCCCTCTTCGGGATCGCCGTCTTGAACGGGCTCGTAATGGTCGGGGCCATCCGCAAGTTCGAGATCCACGGGCTCCCCCGCCGCGAGGCCGTCCTCGCCGGCGCCGACGAGCGGCTCCGCGCCGTCGTCACCACGGCCACGCTCGCAGGCGTCGGGTTCACGCCGATGCTCCTGGGCAGCGGCGCGGGCGCCGAGGTCCAGCGGCCCCTCGCGGCCGTCGTGATCGGCGGGCTGGTCACGAGCACGGTCCTCACGCTCTTCGTGCTCCCGACGGTCTACGCCTGGTTCGGCTCGGGGAACGCCCCCGACAAGCTCCCTGGCGCAGACGACGTCCAGGCCGACCTCGACCGCTCGATCGACGCCGAGATCGGTTCGGACTGGGCGCCCAACGCGCCCGCCGTCCGCGAGGCCGACGCGGAGGCGCACGGCCACGACGGGCACGCAGGCGACGGCCACGACGCGCCGGAGCCGTCCGAAACCCGGCGCCGACCGGGGGCCGGACCGGCGCTCGGGCTGGTCCTCGCGCTCCTACTGGGGGCGGGGTCCGCGCGCGCCCAGGACGTGGGCGGCCCGGCCACGCCGCTCACGCTCGCCGGGGCTCTAGAGCAGGCCGAGGCCGTCGCGCCCGAGCTCTCGCTCGGGACGGCCGCCGTCGCCCGTGAGGCGGCCCGGCGCGAGAGCGCGGGCATCCTGCCCGCGACCGAGTTCTTCCTCGGCGTCGACCGCGTGCCCACCATCGACGGCGGGTTCGGCGGGACGGAGACGAGCCTGGGTGCGAGCCAGTCGTTCCGGCTGCCCCAGTACTACCGCGCCCAGCGCGGGGCGGCCGACGCGCTCCTGCGCCAGGCCGAGGTCGAGCAGGGCGCCCTCCGGCGCGGCGTCCGTTTGAGGGCCGCGCTCGCCTACGTCGAGGCCGTCGCCGCCGACGCCCGGCTCGCGCTCGCCGACTCGTCGGTGGCCGTGGCCGAGAGCTTCGCGACCGCCTCGAACCGGCGGCAGGAGCTGGGCGCGACCGGCGCGCTCGAGCCCTTGCAGGCCGAGGTCGCGCTCGCCCAGGCCGTCCGGGTCCAGGCCGAGGCCGCCGGCGAGGCCCACCGCGCCCGCGCGGCGCTGGCGACCTACCTCGCCCGGACCGGCGAGATCGCGCTCGCCGACGCGCTCCCCGCGGTGACGGCGGCCGACCTCCCCGACCTCGACCGGCTCGCGGCGACGGGCGCGCTCGACTCCCTCCTCGCCCGGGCCAACCCCCGGGTCGCGGCGGCGGAGGCGGCCGTCCGCGTGGCCGAGGCCGAGGCCCGCGCCGTGCGCACCGAGCGGCTCCCGTCGTTCGGGGCCGAGGCCGCGCTCCAGACCGAGGGCGGCGCCGTCGGCTTCCTCGGGGGCCGCGTCGGCGTGGCCGTCCCGCTTGCCCGGCTCGCCAACGACGCGCCCGACCGGGCCGCCGCCGCGGCCGTCGAGGTCGCCCGGCGCGAGCGCGACCGGCTCGTCGTCGGGCTCGCGGCCGACCTCCGCCAGCGCGTGGCGTCGCTCCGGGCGGCCGTCGCCCAGGTCGCCCTCTACCGCGACCGGCTCGTGCCCCAGGCCGAGCGGGCCTACGCCATCGCCCTCCGGCTCCGCCGCGAGGGGGCCGCGAGCTACCTCGAGGTGCTCCAGGCCCAGACGGCGCTGATCGAGACGCGGGCCGCCGCGCTCGACGCCCGCGCGAACGCCGCCCGCCTCCGCACCGAGGCCGACGCCCTCCTCAACCCCGACTTCTAG
- a CDS encoding efflux RND transporter periplasmic adaptor subunit, with protein sequence MNRLPIYSLLLLLLAAPLAGCGSDSEAAAGEDDHAGEAPGAHADEGAGEGAEDEHGDELTLTDEQAAATEITTEVVRSSALAAEVRVPARIVPTETGQAQVGALVDGRVVRLLVAEGQSVRRGAAVAVIESPEVARLQGEYLRTQARVTQARQQLDRSRQLAAENLISQTLLEQAVADARASESEAAAIAGEIRAEGGATPSGPGAVTGRVTVTSPISGVVSERQAELGAFVQASAPLYEVVAPGQVYADASVDPDLASSIRSGDAAVIEAPGGRRFRGVVQFVGAEVAGETRTATVRLRVTNATGELRPETFVTVVFDVEAGEGTAEGRTAVTVPTEAVDRDGGDAYVWVPVEGEPRTYARRAVRLGEATGDRVEVLSGLEPGETVVTAGVFALKSFQSRGELTEHDH encoded by the coding sequence ATGAATCGACTCCCCATTTACTCCCTCCTCCTCTTGCTCCTCGCCGCCCCGCTGGCGGGCTGCGGTTCGGACTCCGAAGCGGCCGCTGGCGAGGACGACCACGCGGGCGAGGCCCCAGGCGCCCACGCCGACGAGGGCGCTGGCGAAGGCGCCGAAGACGAGCACGGCGACGAACTCACGCTGACCGACGAGCAGGCCGCCGCGACCGAGATCACGACCGAGGTCGTCCGGTCTTCGGCGCTCGCGGCCGAGGTCCGCGTCCCCGCGCGCATCGTCCCGACCGAGACGGGCCAGGCCCAGGTTGGCGCGCTCGTGGACGGCCGGGTCGTCCGGCTCCTGGTCGCCGAAGGCCAGTCCGTGCGGCGCGGCGCGGCCGTTGCCGTCATCGAGAGCCCGGAGGTGGCCCGCCTCCAGGGCGAATACCTCCGGACGCAGGCCCGCGTGACGCAGGCCCGCCAGCAGCTCGACCGCTCGCGCCAGCTCGCCGCCGAGAACCTGATCTCGCAGACGCTCCTGGAGCAGGCCGTCGCCGACGCCCGGGCGTCGGAGTCGGAGGCCGCCGCGATCGCGGGCGAGATCCGCGCCGAAGGGGGCGCCACCCCGTCGGGGCCGGGCGCCGTCACGGGCCGCGTGACCGTCACGTCACCCATCTCGGGCGTCGTCTCCGAGCGCCAGGCCGAGCTGGGCGCCTTCGTCCAGGCGAGCGCCCCGCTCTACGAGGTCGTCGCGCCGGGCCAGGTCTACGCCGACGCGAGCGTGGACCCCGACCTCGCCTCCTCGATCCGGTCCGGCGACGCCGCCGTCATCGAGGCGCCGGGCGGGCGCCGGTTCCGGGGCGTCGTCCAGTTCGTCGGGGCCGAGGTCGCGGGCGAGACGCGGACGGCGACGGTCCGGCTCCGCGTCACGAACGCGACGGGCGAGCTCCGGCCCGAGACGTTCGTGACGGTCGTGTTCGACGTCGAGGCCGGGGAGGGCACCGCCGAGGGCCGCACGGCCGTCACGGTCCCGACCGAGGCCGTCGACCGCGACGGCGGCGACGCCTACGTCTGGGTCCCGGTCGAGGGCGAGCCCCGGACGTACGCCCGCCGGGCCGTCCGGCTCGGGGAGGCGACCGGCGACCGCGTCGAGGTCCTCTCGGGGCTCGAGCCCGGCGAGACCGTCGTGACGGCGGGGGTCTTCGCGCTCAAGAGCTTCCAGAGCCGCGGCGAGCTCACAGAACACGACCACTAA
- a CDS encoding class I SAM-dependent methyltransferase — MKRTTTLLLAAAGGALLWRRARRTADDPDGGVLDADEARALYDRLAPVYDGVAGAYALLGARRLHDRAVGALRLRPGDTAVSLGCGTGPNLGPLARAVGPTGRVVGVDLSAGMLAQARDRVRRLGLDNVELVRADVREFAFPEGLDGVLAVFALEMVPGYDAVVERAVAALRPGGRIAVSGLRRPDGWPEWAVRLGELVNRPFGVSRAYESFRPWEAVRRHAREVAYREAVLGAVYLSVGEAPSPDRSSRQRQEPYA, encoded by the coding sequence ATGAAGCGGACTACCACCCTCCTCCTGGCTGCCGCGGGCGGCGCGCTCCTCTGGCGCCGCGCCCGGCGCACGGCCGACGACCCCGACGGGGGCGTCCTCGACGCCGACGAGGCCCGCGCGCTCTACGACCGCCTCGCGCCCGTCTACGACGGCGTCGCGGGCGCCTACGCGCTCCTCGGCGCCCGGCGGCTCCACGACCGCGCCGTCGGGGCGCTCCGCCTCCGGCCGGGCGACACCGCCGTCAGCCTGGGCTGCGGGACCGGCCCGAACCTCGGACCGCTCGCCCGCGCCGTCGGCCCGACCGGCCGCGTCGTCGGCGTGGACCTCTCGGCCGGAATGCTGGCCCAGGCCCGCGACCGCGTCCGCCGCCTCGGCCTCGACAACGTCGAGCTGGTCCGGGCCGACGTCCGCGAGTTCGCGTTCCCCGAAGGGCTCGACGGCGTCCTCGCCGTGTTCGCGCTCGAGATGGTCCCGGGCTACGACGCCGTCGTCGAGCGGGCCGTCGCCGCACTCCGGCCCGGCGGGCGGATCGCCGTCTCCGGGCTCCGCCGGCCCGACGGCTGGCCCGAGTGGGCCGTCCGGCTCGGCGAGCTCGTCAACCGGCCGTTCGGGGTGAGCCGGGCCTACGAGTCGTTCCGGCCCTGGGAGGCCGTCCGCCGCCACGCCCGCGAGGTCGCGTACCGCGAGGCCGTGCTCGGCGCCGTCTACCTCTCCGTCGGCGAGGCGCCGTCCCCAGACAGGTCATCCCGTCAACGTCAAGAACCGTACGCATGA